Proteins encoded in a region of the Anopheles aquasalis chromosome 2, idAnoAquaMG_Q_19, whole genome shotgun sequence genome:
- the LOC126571776 gene encoding proton-coupled amino acid transporter-like protein CG1139 has product MSSPGGSPSKKGTSVDMQIFATNGNTIVDEGYDPHLHRNRPHPTTNFETLVHLLKGSLGTGILAMPQAFYNAGYISGVVNTLLIGILCTYCLHVLVQAQYALCKRHHVPILTYPISMKIALQEGPECLRRFAPYAVVVVDGFMIVYQLGICCVYIVFVATNIKQLVDYYWLELDVKIHCLILLVPLIGINMIRNLKVLAPFSTLANLITFVGIGLILAYILDDVPPISERQAFAEVGKFPLFFGTTLFALEAVGVIIALENNMATPKSFGGAFGVLNVGMTVITLLYAGMGFLGYLKYGAEASGSITLNLPQEEIMSQSIRVLFAVAIFISYGLQCYVPVDIIWNVYLVEKYRDSNNKLVYEMLVRIVVVITTFLLAVAIPRLGLFISLFGALCLSALGIAFPAIMEICVFWPDKLSKATLVKDIVLILFGIVGLVAGTYTSVRDIILSFM; this is encoded by the exons atgagcagccCGGGGGGAAGTCCCTCCAAGAAGGGAACCAGTGTGGATATGCAAATATTTGCCACCAATGGGAACACGATCGTAGACGAGGGTTACGACCCCCATCTGCACCGCAATCGGCCTCATCCGACGAC GAATTTTGAGACGCTGGTGCATCTGCTCAAGGGTTCACTCGGTACTGGTATACTGGCGATGCCGCAGGCATTCTACAATGCTGGCTACATATCGGGTGTCGTCAATACGCTGCTCATCGGTATCCTTTGCACGTACTGTTTGCACGTGCTGGTCCAGGCACAGTATGCCCTGTGCAAGCGGCACCACGTACCCATCCTCACCTATCCGATCTCGATGAAGATTGCCCTGCAGGAGGGCCCAGAGTGTTTACGACGATTCGCTCCTTATGCGGT TGTGGTTGTTGATGGTTTCATGATTGTCTACCAGCTCGGTATCTGTTGCGTTTACATCGTCTTCGTGGCCACCAACATTAAGCAG CTGGTCGATTACTACTGGTTGGAACTGGATGTAAAGATTCACTGCCTGAtactgctggtgccgctgatTGGCATTAACATGATCCGCAATCTCAAGGTCTTGGCACCTTTCTCTACTTTGGCGAATCTCATCACATTCGTTG GTATTGGATTGATTTTGGCCTACATCCTGGACGACGTCCCACCGATCTCGGAGCGACAGGCATTCGCTGAGGTCGGCAAGTTTCCGCTCTTCTTCGGTACTACCTTATTTGCACTGGAAGCAGTTGGAGTG ATTATAGCACTGGAGAACAATATGGCGACGCCAAAGTCCTTTGGTGGTGCGTTCGGTGTGCTGAACGTTGGCATGACCGTCATCACGCTGCTGTACGCTGGTATGGGCTTCCTCGGATACCTGAAGTATGGTGCCGAAGCGTCTGGCAGCATTACCTTGAATCTGCCACAGGAAGAGAT CATGTCCCAGTCAATCCGAGTTCTGTTTGCTGTGGCTATCTTCATCTCTTACGGTCTGCAGTGCTACGTTCCCGTGGACATTATCTGGAACGTGTACCTGGTCGAGAAGTACCGTGATTCGAACAATAAGCTAGTGTACGAGATGCTGGTCCGGATTGTAGTCGTCATTACGACGT TCCTGCTGGCTGTTGCGATTCCGCGGCTCGGACTGTTCATTTCCTTGTTCGGTGCCCTCTGCTTGTCCGCACTCGGTATCGCGTTCCCGGCGATCATGGAAATCTGTGTCTTCTGGCCTGACAAACTGAGCAAGGCCACGCTGGTGAAGGACATTGTTCTGATTCTGTTCGGTATCGTTGGCCTAGTGGCTGGCACCTACACGAGCGTACGTGATATCATCCTGAGTTTCATGTAA